A single Cyprinus carpio isolate SPL01 chromosome A6, ASM1834038v1, whole genome shotgun sequence DNA region contains:
- the LOC109054464 gene encoding FYVE, RhoGEF and PH domain-containing protein 5-like isoform X2, producing the protein MYFNMRHTNKSLRPSNSREHMTEMHRNIVLEQKGSQERKTEKIIHMEKTMQVEETEPDVILEQGDELGCGDELAQGIDLDFVEGLEEGETFKSEDEEESMDLLSDSCSKRDMDDNIETEQIEVEDTGMIAWRLSKNGVSTSHKRSNDVHLASNAVYGCTARTDRFLYDEICINKTFIEAFYPNGTLPDRMFSSEEDIDGMFPDICDAGEALADKDGLSECDFFEQMEPLQITETEDNANGDVIMLTLEEGMNGSDLSSTSIEEEDDEIQLEKEQMVEKKKYYLSDDSASQDSSAAINSPDCPSSNSGGETLLESDLTSFSNSSSSSQPFFISGSEMVSDDDVADANHNYCSKYVVNHDEAIPSTLNLDAINAFSLIQQQPESQGQSLQENQEEESVGEEQEEEEEGVASDHLSRTEGEDLTEDHVYEETEPKIQAKDFLRNLMTRSISVETPRKRVDLMSSPATGNRRLLLHPGSFYTDQCFIGDSRPALTGSLGCLSQGTSKLANVTQVDIPPPFELASITKRPIRKSSPSLPNEVTASSKKPDFGFKRYLLPLRFLRKSDRKSVMDNRSVSSRSSSESSPQGSCKRLDFIRHNIGSPDLQSTLDCMPSMSPSSFVFQKNRQKQGLNFTLNNDLASSTISMELGSLFEPHPLSKPRSFSSPNTDSSDYENVQNAASHYENVQIRLLNPVIHSQRNQSSASDTDGYVDMSSLPGFQGKSQPFDQETDSLYTFCSPNVRQDETVGVSVGVACTQEKKTKASDKLSVNCSRAFYSAKELLDSEAQHVKTLQLLCESVEADERIMTVWTKLPDIYTLHQSIHTLLETRLKEWGQNESIAEIILAKKKEFSIFSSYISHYDEKLNYLEHIQSTLPDAVTLKKQLLQVIVRILQYRMLLTDYLNNLSPDSKEFENTQDTLVVVSDIAHHVNDSLKNGADLLRLVHIEHSVLGLTDLIQPGRVFVKEGTLMKVSRKCKQPRHLFLMNDIMLYTYPQQDGKYRLINRLPLAGMEVSKLPIENGQSALKLDVKDISITLSANSCIERDGWFVTLNRTLVNLGPVSGDPVDFFGLVDGPEMCLGENAPPLLSVSQVTVCMNCHSHFSLTNRRHHCHACGKVVCRDCCRNKFPLKYMKNRRAKVCDHCYTELHAATLTESSSRPLSSVFQNIHPSSLWKSRKGQLSFNQETVSEGVMSGTLQRCRNSKRSWRSLWFLLKDKVLYTYPQPEERVACETLPLLGFSVRSEVEGESSMFQLYNKSTLFYTFRAMDSHIAQRWVNAMEEATVL; encoded by the exons ATGTACTTCAATATGCGTCACACTAACAAAAGCCTAAGGCCTTCAAACTCAAGAGAGCATATGACGGAAATGCATAGAAATATAGTTCTGGAACAGAAGGGGTCACaagagaggaagacagagaaaATAATACATATGGAAAAGACAATGCAAGTAGAAGAGACAGAACCAGATGTTATTTTGGAACAGGGAGATGAGTTAGGATGCGGGGATGAGTTAGCACAGGGAATTGATTTAGATTTTGTGGAGGGTTTAGAAGAAGGTGAGACATTTAAGtcagaggatgaggaagagtcGATGGACCTTCTCTCTGATTCATGCAGTAAGAGAGACATGGACGATAATATAGAGACCGAGCAGATTGAAGTAGAGGACACTGGAATGATAGCATGGAGACTGTCTAAAAATGGTGTATCAACATCACATAAAAGATCTAATGATGTTCACTTGGCTTCTAATGCAGTTTATGGATGCACTGCGCGCACAGACAGATTCCTGTATGATgaaatttgcataaataaaactTTCATTGAAGCATTTTACCCAAATGGTACTCTTCCAGACAGAATGTTTTCAAGTGAAGAAGACATAGATGGGATGTTTCCCGATATCTGTGATGCAGGCGAGGCGTTAGCAGACAAAGATGGACTTTCCGAGTGTGACTTTTTTGAACAAATGGAACCTCTCCAAAttacagaaacagaggacaatgCCAATGGAGATGTTATAATGCTTACTTTGGAGGAGGGAATGAATGGCTCTGATTTGTCTTCAACTTCCattgaggaagaggatgatgaaatACAGTTAGAAAAAGAGCaaatggttgaaaaaaaaaaatattatttatcggATGACAGTGCATCTCAGGATTCTTCAGCTGCTATTAACTCTCCAGACTGTCCTTCATCAAACAGTGGAGGTGAAACTCTCCTTGAGTCCGATCTGACTTCTTTTTcaaattcttcttcttcctctcagCCATTTTTTATATCTGGCTCTGAAATGGTCTCAGATGATGATGTAGCAGATGCAAATCACAACTACTGTAGCAAATATGTGGTTAACCATGATGAAGCCATACCTAGCACATTAAATCTTGATGCCATCAACGCCTTCTCACTCATTCAACAGCAACCTGAGAGCCAAGGCCAAAGTTTACAAGAAAATCAAGAAGAAGAGAGCGTTGgggaagaacaagaagaagaagaagaaggggttGCAAGTGACCACTTGAGTAGAACTGAGGGAGAAGACCTCACAGAAGATCATGTGTATGAAgaaacagagccaaaaatccaagCTAAAGACTTCCTTCGGAACTTGATGACTCGCTCTATATCTGTGGAAACCCCCAGGAAGAGAGTTGACCTAATGAGTAGCCCTGCAACAGGAAATAGGCGGCTTCTGCTACACCCAGGCTCCTTCTATACAGATCAGTGTTTCATCGGAGATAGTAGACCTGCACTGACAGGCTCATTGGGATGTCTTTCACAAGGCACCTCAAAATTAGCTAATGTCACTCAAGTTGATATACCACCCCCTTTTGAACTTGCATCCATCACAAAACGACCAATCAGAAAAAGCTCTCCATCCCTCCCAAACGAAGTCACCGCTTCTAGCAAGAAGCCTGATTTTGGGTTCAAGCGATACCTTCTGCCATTACGATTCCTTAGGAAATCAGATCGTAAAAGCGTGATGGATAATCGCTCAGTCTCCTCCAGGTCCTCGTCTGAGTCAAGTCCGCAAGGGTCATGCAAACGCTTGGACTTTATCAGGCATAACATTGGCAGCCCGGATTTGCAGAGCACTCTAGATTGCATGCCATCTATGTCCCCATCTTCCTTTGTCTTTCAAAAGAATAGACAAAAACAGGGACTTAACTTCACCCTTAATAATGATTTGGCTTCAAGCACCATTTCTATGGAACTAGGCTCCCTTTTTGAGCCCCATCCCCTTTCCAAACCACGATCTTTTTCATCTCCCAATACAGACTCTTCAGATTATGAGAACGTTCAAAATGCAGCTTCTCATTATGAGAATGTGCAAATTCGCCTCCTGAATCCAGTCATTCATAGTCAACGAAATCAGAGTTCAGCGAGTGATACTGATGGTTATGTGGATATGAGCAGTCTGCCGGGCTTCCAGGGCAAAAGTCAGCCATTTGATCAAGAAACAGATAG CCTCTACACTTTCTGTTCTCCTAATGTGAGACAAGATGAAACAGTGGGTGTGTCTGTGGGTGTTGCTTGTACACAAGAGAAAAAGACCAAGGCATCTGACAAACTG agTGTCAACTGTTCCAGGGCTTTCTATAGTGCCAAAGAGCTTCTGGATAGTGAGGCCC aacatgttaagaCTTTACAGCTTCTCTGTGAG TCAGTTGAAGCGGATGAGAGGATAATGACAGTGTGGACAAAGCTACCTGATATTTATACTCTCCACCAAAGTATCCACACTTTACTGGAGACTCGCTTAAAAGAATG GGGTCAGAATGAAAGCATTGCTGAAATCATCCTGGCAAAGAAGAAAGAGTTTTCCATTTTCTCTTCTTACATCAGTCATTATGATGAAAAATTGAATTATCTGGAGCACATACAAAGCACA CTACCAGATGCAGTGACCCTAAAAAAGCAGTTGCTGCAGGTCATTGTGCGCATCCTGCAGTACCGTATGCTGCTAACAG ATTACCTGAACAACCTCTCACCAGACTCCAAAGAGTTTGAAAATACACAAG ATACTTTGGTTGTGGTCTCAGATATTGCTCATCATGTTAATGACAGCCTTAAGAATGGA GCGGATCTCCTGCGTTTGGTCCATATTGAACACAGTGTTCTGGGTCTGACAGATCTCATACAGCCTGGGAGA GTGTTTGTGAAAGAGGGCACCTTGATGAAAGTCAGCAGAAAGTGCAAGCAGCCACGTCACCTTTTTTTG atgaatGACATAATGCTGTACACATATCCTCAGCAAGATGGCAAATACAGACTCATCAACAGATTACCTTTGGCAGGGATGGAG GTCAGCAAGCTACCTATAGAGAATGGTCAGAGTGCATTGAAGTTAGACGTGAAAGATATAAGCATCACTTTGTCTGCCAA CTCATGCATCGAACGGGACGGCTGGTTTGTTACACTGAATCGGACATTAGTGAATCTTGGCCCCGTATCAGGAGACCCAGTGGACTTTTTTGGG TTAGTGGATGGTCCAGAGATGTGTCTCGGCGAGAATGCTCCTCCTCTGCTGTCTGTTTCCCAGGTGACAGTTTGCAtgaactgtcactcacatttcaGTCTTACAAACAGACGACATCACTGCCATGCCTGCGGCAAG GTTGTTTGCAGAGATTGTTGCAGGAACAAATTCCCGCTCAAATACATGAAGAACAGACGTGCCAAAGTGTGTGATCATTGTTACACTGAGCTGC atgctGCCACACTAACAGAGAGCTCCAGTCGACCTCTCTCTTCTGTCTTCCAAAACATTCATCCATCAAGTCTGTGGAAGAGCCGCAAAGGCCAACTGTCTTTTAACCAG GAGACAGTGTCCGAGGGGGTGATGAGTGGAACCCTGCAGAGATGCAGGAACAGCAAGAGAAGCTGGAGAAGCCTGTGGTTCCTCCTAAAAGATAAAGTTCTCTACACATACCCACAGCCTGAG GAGAGGGTTGCATGCGAGACCCTCCCTCTGTTGGGTTTCTCTGTGAGGTCAGAGGTTGAAGGGGAGAGCAGCATGTTTCAGCTATACAACAAAAGCACTCTCTTCTATACTTTCAGAGCCATGGACAGTCACATTGCACAGAG gTGGGTCAATGCCATGGAAGAGGCTACAGTCCTGTAG
- the LOC109054464 gene encoding FYVE, RhoGEF and PH domain-containing protein 5-like isoform X1, producing MYFNMRHTNKSLRPSNSREHMTEMHRNIVLEQKGSQERKTEKIIHMEKTMQVEETEPDVILEQGDELGCGDELAQGIDLDFVEGLEEGETFKSEDEEESMDLLSDSCSKRDMDDNIETEQIEVEDTGMIAWRLSKNGVSTSHKRSNDVHLASNAVYGCTARTDRFLYDEICINKTFIEAFYPNGTLPDRMFSSEEDIDGMFPDICDAGEALADKDGLSECDFFEQMEPLQITETEDNANGDVIMLTLEEGMNGSDLSSTSIEEEDDEIQLEKEQMVEKKKYYLSDDSASQDSSAAINSPDCPSSNSGGETLLESDLTSFSNSSSSSQPFFISGSEMVSDDDVADANHNYCSKYVVNHDEAIPSTLNLDAINAFSLIQQQPESQGQSLQENQEEESVGEEQEEEEEGVASDHLSRTEGEDLTEDHVYEETEPKIQAKDFLRNLMTRSISVETPRKRVDLMSSPATGNRRLLLHPGSFYTDQCFIGDSRPALTGSLGCLSQGTSKLANVTQVDIPPPFELASITKRPIRKSSPSLPNEVTASSKKPDFGFKRYLLPLRFLRKSDRKSVMDNRSVSSRSSSESSPQGSCKRLDFIRHNIGSPDLQSTLDCMPSMSPSSFVFQKNRQKQGLNFTLNNDLASSTISMELGSLFEPHPLSKPRSFSSPNTDSSDYENVQNAASHYENVQIRLLNPVIHSQRNQSSASDTDGYVDMSSLPGFQGKSQPFDQETDSLYTFCSPNVRQDETVGVSVGVACTQEKKTKASDKLSVNCSRAFYSAKELLDSEAQHVKTLQLLCESVEADERIMTVWTKLPDIYTLHQSIHTLLETRLKEWGQNESIAEIILAKKKEFSIFSSYISHYDEKLNYLEHIQSTLPDAVTLKKQLLQVIVRILQYRMLLTDYLNNLSPDSKEFENTQDTLVVVSDIAHHVNDSLKNGADLLRLVHIEHSVLGLTDLIQPGRVFVKEGTLMKVSRKCKQPRHLFLMNDIMLYTYPQQDGKYRLINRLPLAGMEVSKLPIENGQSALKLDVKDISITLSANSCIERDGWFVTLNRTLVNLGPVSGDPVDFFGLVDGPEMCLGENAPPLLSVSQVTVCMNCHSHFSLTNRRHHCHACGKVVCRDCCRNKFPLKYMKNRRAKVCDHCYTELRKHDAATLTESSSRPLSSVFQNIHPSSLWKSRKGQLSFNQETVSEGVMSGTLQRCRNSKRSWRSLWFLLKDKVLYTYPQPEERVACETLPLLGFSVRSEVEGESSMFQLYNKSTLFYTFRAMDSHIAQRWVNAMEEATVL from the exons ATGTACTTCAATATGCGTCACACTAACAAAAGCCTAAGGCCTTCAAACTCAAGAGAGCATATGACGGAAATGCATAGAAATATAGTTCTGGAACAGAAGGGGTCACaagagaggaagacagagaaaATAATACATATGGAAAAGACAATGCAAGTAGAAGAGACAGAACCAGATGTTATTTTGGAACAGGGAGATGAGTTAGGATGCGGGGATGAGTTAGCACAGGGAATTGATTTAGATTTTGTGGAGGGTTTAGAAGAAGGTGAGACATTTAAGtcagaggatgaggaagagtcGATGGACCTTCTCTCTGATTCATGCAGTAAGAGAGACATGGACGATAATATAGAGACCGAGCAGATTGAAGTAGAGGACACTGGAATGATAGCATGGAGACTGTCTAAAAATGGTGTATCAACATCACATAAAAGATCTAATGATGTTCACTTGGCTTCTAATGCAGTTTATGGATGCACTGCGCGCACAGACAGATTCCTGTATGATgaaatttgcataaataaaactTTCATTGAAGCATTTTACCCAAATGGTACTCTTCCAGACAGAATGTTTTCAAGTGAAGAAGACATAGATGGGATGTTTCCCGATATCTGTGATGCAGGCGAGGCGTTAGCAGACAAAGATGGACTTTCCGAGTGTGACTTTTTTGAACAAATGGAACCTCTCCAAAttacagaaacagaggacaatgCCAATGGAGATGTTATAATGCTTACTTTGGAGGAGGGAATGAATGGCTCTGATTTGTCTTCAACTTCCattgaggaagaggatgatgaaatACAGTTAGAAAAAGAGCaaatggttgaaaaaaaaaaatattatttatcggATGACAGTGCATCTCAGGATTCTTCAGCTGCTATTAACTCTCCAGACTGTCCTTCATCAAACAGTGGAGGTGAAACTCTCCTTGAGTCCGATCTGACTTCTTTTTcaaattcttcttcttcctctcagCCATTTTTTATATCTGGCTCTGAAATGGTCTCAGATGATGATGTAGCAGATGCAAATCACAACTACTGTAGCAAATATGTGGTTAACCATGATGAAGCCATACCTAGCACATTAAATCTTGATGCCATCAACGCCTTCTCACTCATTCAACAGCAACCTGAGAGCCAAGGCCAAAGTTTACAAGAAAATCAAGAAGAAGAGAGCGTTGgggaagaacaagaagaagaagaagaaggggttGCAAGTGACCACTTGAGTAGAACTGAGGGAGAAGACCTCACAGAAGATCATGTGTATGAAgaaacagagccaaaaatccaagCTAAAGACTTCCTTCGGAACTTGATGACTCGCTCTATATCTGTGGAAACCCCCAGGAAGAGAGTTGACCTAATGAGTAGCCCTGCAACAGGAAATAGGCGGCTTCTGCTACACCCAGGCTCCTTCTATACAGATCAGTGTTTCATCGGAGATAGTAGACCTGCACTGACAGGCTCATTGGGATGTCTTTCACAAGGCACCTCAAAATTAGCTAATGTCACTCAAGTTGATATACCACCCCCTTTTGAACTTGCATCCATCACAAAACGACCAATCAGAAAAAGCTCTCCATCCCTCCCAAACGAAGTCACCGCTTCTAGCAAGAAGCCTGATTTTGGGTTCAAGCGATACCTTCTGCCATTACGATTCCTTAGGAAATCAGATCGTAAAAGCGTGATGGATAATCGCTCAGTCTCCTCCAGGTCCTCGTCTGAGTCAAGTCCGCAAGGGTCATGCAAACGCTTGGACTTTATCAGGCATAACATTGGCAGCCCGGATTTGCAGAGCACTCTAGATTGCATGCCATCTATGTCCCCATCTTCCTTTGTCTTTCAAAAGAATAGACAAAAACAGGGACTTAACTTCACCCTTAATAATGATTTGGCTTCAAGCACCATTTCTATGGAACTAGGCTCCCTTTTTGAGCCCCATCCCCTTTCCAAACCACGATCTTTTTCATCTCCCAATACAGACTCTTCAGATTATGAGAACGTTCAAAATGCAGCTTCTCATTATGAGAATGTGCAAATTCGCCTCCTGAATCCAGTCATTCATAGTCAACGAAATCAGAGTTCAGCGAGTGATACTGATGGTTATGTGGATATGAGCAGTCTGCCGGGCTTCCAGGGCAAAAGTCAGCCATTTGATCAAGAAACAGATAG CCTCTACACTTTCTGTTCTCCTAATGTGAGACAAGATGAAACAGTGGGTGTGTCTGTGGGTGTTGCTTGTACACAAGAGAAAAAGACCAAGGCATCTGACAAACTG agTGTCAACTGTTCCAGGGCTTTCTATAGTGCCAAAGAGCTTCTGGATAGTGAGGCCC aacatgttaagaCTTTACAGCTTCTCTGTGAG TCAGTTGAAGCGGATGAGAGGATAATGACAGTGTGGACAAAGCTACCTGATATTTATACTCTCCACCAAAGTATCCACACTTTACTGGAGACTCGCTTAAAAGAATG GGGTCAGAATGAAAGCATTGCTGAAATCATCCTGGCAAAGAAGAAAGAGTTTTCCATTTTCTCTTCTTACATCAGTCATTATGATGAAAAATTGAATTATCTGGAGCACATACAAAGCACA CTACCAGATGCAGTGACCCTAAAAAAGCAGTTGCTGCAGGTCATTGTGCGCATCCTGCAGTACCGTATGCTGCTAACAG ATTACCTGAACAACCTCTCACCAGACTCCAAAGAGTTTGAAAATACACAAG ATACTTTGGTTGTGGTCTCAGATATTGCTCATCATGTTAATGACAGCCTTAAGAATGGA GCGGATCTCCTGCGTTTGGTCCATATTGAACACAGTGTTCTGGGTCTGACAGATCTCATACAGCCTGGGAGA GTGTTTGTGAAAGAGGGCACCTTGATGAAAGTCAGCAGAAAGTGCAAGCAGCCACGTCACCTTTTTTTG atgaatGACATAATGCTGTACACATATCCTCAGCAAGATGGCAAATACAGACTCATCAACAGATTACCTTTGGCAGGGATGGAG GTCAGCAAGCTACCTATAGAGAATGGTCAGAGTGCATTGAAGTTAGACGTGAAAGATATAAGCATCACTTTGTCTGCCAA CTCATGCATCGAACGGGACGGCTGGTTTGTTACACTGAATCGGACATTAGTGAATCTTGGCCCCGTATCAGGAGACCCAGTGGACTTTTTTGGG TTAGTGGATGGTCCAGAGATGTGTCTCGGCGAGAATGCTCCTCCTCTGCTGTCTGTTTCCCAGGTGACAGTTTGCAtgaactgtcactcacatttcaGTCTTACAAACAGACGACATCACTGCCATGCCTGCGGCAAG GTTGTTTGCAGAGATTGTTGCAGGAACAAATTCCCGCTCAAATACATGAAGAACAGACGTGCCAAAGTGTGTGATCATTGTTACACTGAGCTGCGTAAGCATG atgctGCCACACTAACAGAGAGCTCCAGTCGACCTCTCTCTTCTGTCTTCCAAAACATTCATCCATCAAGTCTGTGGAAGAGCCGCAAAGGCCAACTGTCTTTTAACCAG GAGACAGTGTCCGAGGGGGTGATGAGTGGAACCCTGCAGAGATGCAGGAACAGCAAGAGAAGCTGGAGAAGCCTGTGGTTCCTCCTAAAAGATAAAGTTCTCTACACATACCCACAGCCTGAG GAGAGGGTTGCATGCGAGACCCTCCCTCTGTTGGGTTTCTCTGTGAGGTCAGAGGTTGAAGGGGAGAGCAGCATGTTTCAGCTATACAACAAAAGCACTCTCTTCTATACTTTCAGAGCCATGGACAGTCACATTGCACAGAG gTGGGTCAATGCCATGGAAGAGGCTACAGTCCTGTAG